A single genomic interval of Drosophila virilis strain 15010-1051.87 chromosome 2, Dvir_AGI_RSII-ME, whole genome shotgun sequence harbors:
- the gro gene encoding protein groucho isoform X3, which produces MYPAPVRHPAAGGPPPQGPIKFTIADTLERIKEEFNFLQAQYHSIKLECEKLANEKTEMQRHYVMYYEMSYGLNVEMHKQTEIAKRLNTLINQLLPFLQADHQQQVLQAVERAKQVTMQELNLIIGQQIHAQQVPGGPPQPMGALNPFGALGATMGLPHGPQGLLKAPPDHQRPDIKPMGLEGPAGAEERLRNSVSPADREKYRTRSPLDIENDSKRRKDEKLQDDEGEKSDQDLVVDVANEMESHSPRPNGEHVSMEVRDRESLNGERLDKPGGSGIKQERPPSRSGSSSSRSTPSLKTKDMDKPGTPGAKARTPTPNAAAPSQGANPKQMMQQGGPPPAGYPASPYQRPADPYQRPPSDPAYGRPPLPYDPHAHVRTNGIPHPSALTGGKPAYSFHMNGEGSLQPVPFPPDALVGVGIPRHARQINTLSHGEVVCAVTISNPTKYVYTGGKGCVKVWDISQPGNKNPVSQLDCLQRDNYIRSVKLLPDGRTLIVGGEASNLSIWDLASPTPRIKAELTSAAPACYALAISPDSKVCFSCCSDGNIAVWDLHNEILVRQFQGHTDGASCIDISPDGSRLWTGGLDNTVRSWDLREGRQLQQHDFSSQIFSLGYCPTGDWLAVGMENSHVEVLHASKPDKYQLHLHESCVLSLRFATCGKWFVSTGKDNLLNAWRTPYGASIFQSKETSSVLSCDISTDDKYIVTGSGDKKATVYEVIY; this is translated from the exons atgtatCCCGCACCGGTGCGTCACCCCGCCGCCGGG GGACCACCACCTCAGGGTCCAATCAAATTTACCATTGCCGATACACTGGAGCGCATCAAGGAGGAATTTAATTTTCTGCAGGCACAATATCACAG CATCAAATTGGAGTGCGAGAAGCTGGCAAACGAAAAGACCGAAATGCAGCGCCATTATGTTATG TACTATGAAATGTCCTATGGCCTTAATGTGGAAATGCACAAGCAAACGGAAATCGCCAAGCGTCTAAACACACTGATCAACCAGCTACTTCCATTCCTACAGGCCGATCATCAGCAACAAGTGCTGCAAGCGGTAGAGCGTGCGAAGCAGGTCACAATGCAGGAACTCAATCTGATCATTGGG caacaaatacacGCACAACAGGTGCCAGGCGGGCCGCCACAGCCGATGGGCGCTCTAAATCCGTTTGGTGCATTGGGTGCCACGATGGGCTTGCCACATGGGCCACAGGGCTTGCTTAAAGCGCCGCCTGACCATCAAAGGCCGGATATAAAGCCCATGGGCTTAGAGGGACCAGCGGGCGCTGAAGAGCGCTTG CGCAATTCGGTTTCACCAGCGGATCGTGAGAAATATCGTACGCGCTCGCCACTGGATATTGAGAACGACTCGAAACGTCGAAAAGATGAAAAACTGCAA GACGATGAAGGCGAGAAAAGCGATCAAGATTTAGTCGTAGATGTTGCAAATGAAATG GAATCCCACTCACCACGCCCAAACGGCGAACATGTATCAATGGAGGTGCGTGATCGTGAGAGTCTAAACGGCGAGCGTCTGGACAAACCGGGCGGCAGTGGCATTAAACAGGAGCGCCCGCCTTCGCGTTCAGGCTCCAGTTCATCGCGTTCCACACCCAGCCTCAAGACAAAAGAT ATGGATAAACCGGGCACACCGGGCGCGAAGGCACGTACACCGACACCAAACGCTGCAGCACCATCTCAGGGCGCAAATCCTAAACAAATGATGCAACAAGGTGGCCCACCGCCGGCTGGCTATCCAGCGTCACCGTATCAGCGACCGGCGGATCCCTATCAGCGTCCACCATCGGATCCCGCCTATGGACGACCGCCGTTGCCGTACGATCCGCATGCGCATGTACGAACAAACGGCATTCCACATCCCTCGGCACTAACGGGTGGAAAGCC TGCATACTCTTTCCATATGAACGGCGAGGGTAGCTTGCAGCCGGTGCCATTTCCGCCGGACGCGCTGGTAGGCGTTGGCATACCAAGACATGCGCGACAAATAAATACGTTATCGCATGGCGAGGTCGTCTGTGCGGTGACTATTTCAAATCCTACAAAATACGTTTATACTGGCGGCAAGGGCTGCGTCAAGGTGTGGGACATCTCACAGCCGGGCAATAAGAATCCCGTCAGCCAGCTGGATTGCCTGCAGCGCGATAATTATATACGATCGGTGAAACTGCTGCCGGATGGACGCACACTCATTGTCGGTGGCGAGGCATCGAATCTATCGATATGGGATTTGGCCAGTCCAACGCCACGCATCAAGGCCGAGCTAACCTCAGCGGCGCCTGCCTGTTATGCGCTCGCCATCAGTCCCGATTCGAAGGTGTGCTTCTCGTGCTGCAGCGATGGCAACATCGCTGTCTGGGATCTGCACAATGAGATACTGGTACGTCAGTTCCAGGGTCACACGGACGGTGCCTCGTGCATTGACATCAGTCCGGATGGCTCAAGATTATGGACCGGCGGCCTGGACAATACAGTGCGCTCGTGGGACCTACGCGAAGGtcgccagctgcagcagcacgaTTTCAGTTCTCAAATATTCTCGCTTGGCTACTGTCCCACAG GTGACTGGCTGGCCGTAGGCATGGAGAATTCACATGTGGAAGTATTGCATGCATCGAAACCAGACAAGTATCAGCTCCATTTGCACGAGAGCTGCGTTCTGTCGTTGCGGTTTGCCACCTGTGGCAAATGGTTCGTTTCCACCGGCAAAGACAACCTGCTTAACGCATGGCGAACACCATACGGTGCCAGTATATTCCAG TCGAAGGAAACATCATCCGTACTTAGCTGCGACATATCAACTGACGACAAATATATTGTGACGGGTTCGGGCGATAAAAAGGCTACTGTCTATGaagttatttattaa
- the gro gene encoding protein groucho isoform X2, translating to MYPAPVRHPAAGGPPPQGPIKFTIADTLERIKEEFNFLQAQYHSIKLECEKLANEKTEMQRHYVMYYEMSYGLNVEMHKQTEIAKRLNTLINQLLPFLQADHQQQVLQAVERAKQVTMQELNLIIGHQQQHGIHQLLQQIHAQQVPGGPPQPMGALNPFGALGATMGLPHGPQGLLKAPPDHQRPDIKPMGLEGPAGAEERLRNSVSPADREKYRTRSPLDIENDSKRRKDEKLQDDEGEKSDQDLVVDVANEMESHSPRPNGEHVSMEVRDRESLNGERLDKPGGSGIKQERPPSRSGSSSSRSTPSLKTKDMDKPGTPGAKARTPTPNAAAPSQGANPKQMMQQGGPPPAGYPASPYQRPADPYQRPPSDPAYGRPPLPYDPHAHVRTNGIPHPSALTGGKPAYSFHMNGEGSLQPVPFPPDALVGVGIPRHARQINTLSHGEVVCAVTISNPTKYVYTGGKGCVKVWDISQPGNKNPVSQLDCLQRDNYIRSVKLLPDGRTLIVGGEASNLSIWDLASPTPRIKAELTSAAPACYALAISPDSKVCFSCCSDGNIAVWDLHNEILVRQFQGHTDGASCIDISPDGSRLWTGGLDNTVRSWDLREGRQLQQHDFSSQIFSLGYCPTGDWLAVGMENSHVEVLHASKPDKYQLHLHESCVLSLRFATCGKWFVSTGKDNLLNAWRTPYGASIFQSKETSSVLSCDISTDDKYIVTGSGDKKATVYEVIY from the exons atgtatCCCGCACCGGTGCGTCACCCCGCCGCCGGG GGACCACCACCTCAGGGTCCAATCAAATTTACCATTGCCGATACACTGGAGCGCATCAAGGAGGAATTTAATTTTCTGCAGGCACAATATCACAG CATCAAATTGGAGTGCGAGAAGCTGGCAAACGAAAAGACCGAAATGCAGCGCCATTATGTTATG TACTATGAAATGTCCTATGGCCTTAATGTGGAAATGCACAAGCAAACGGAAATCGCCAAGCGTCTAAACACACTGATCAACCAGCTACTTCCATTCCTACAGGCCGATCATCAGCAACAAGTGCTGCAAGCGGTAGAGCGTGCGAAGCAGGTCACAATGCAGGAACTCAATCTGATCATTGGG catcagcagcaacatggAATACATCAACTTTTA caacaaatacacGCACAACAGGTGCCAGGCGGGCCGCCACAGCCGATGGGCGCTCTAAATCCGTTTGGTGCATTGGGTGCCACGATGGGCTTGCCACATGGGCCACAGGGCTTGCTTAAAGCGCCGCCTGACCATCAAAGGCCGGATATAAAGCCCATGGGCTTAGAGGGACCAGCGGGCGCTGAAGAGCGCTTG CGCAATTCGGTTTCACCAGCGGATCGTGAGAAATATCGTACGCGCTCGCCACTGGATATTGAGAACGACTCGAAACGTCGAAAAGATGAAAAACTGCAA GACGATGAAGGCGAGAAAAGCGATCAAGATTTAGTCGTAGATGTTGCAAATGAAATG GAATCCCACTCACCACGCCCAAACGGCGAACATGTATCAATGGAGGTGCGTGATCGTGAGAGTCTAAACGGCGAGCGTCTGGACAAACCGGGCGGCAGTGGCATTAAACAGGAGCGCCCGCCTTCGCGTTCAGGCTCCAGTTCATCGCGTTCCACACCCAGCCTCAAGACAAAAGAT ATGGATAAACCGGGCACACCGGGCGCGAAGGCACGTACACCGACACCAAACGCTGCAGCACCATCTCAGGGCGCAAATCCTAAACAAATGATGCAACAAGGTGGCCCACCGCCGGCTGGCTATCCAGCGTCACCGTATCAGCGACCGGCGGATCCCTATCAGCGTCCACCATCGGATCCCGCCTATGGACGACCGCCGTTGCCGTACGATCCGCATGCGCATGTACGAACAAACGGCATTCCACATCCCTCGGCACTAACGGGTGGAAAGCC TGCATACTCTTTCCATATGAACGGCGAGGGTAGCTTGCAGCCGGTGCCATTTCCGCCGGACGCGCTGGTAGGCGTTGGCATACCAAGACATGCGCGACAAATAAATACGTTATCGCATGGCGAGGTCGTCTGTGCGGTGACTATTTCAAATCCTACAAAATACGTTTATACTGGCGGCAAGGGCTGCGTCAAGGTGTGGGACATCTCACAGCCGGGCAATAAGAATCCCGTCAGCCAGCTGGATTGCCTGCAGCGCGATAATTATATACGATCGGTGAAACTGCTGCCGGATGGACGCACACTCATTGTCGGTGGCGAGGCATCGAATCTATCGATATGGGATTTGGCCAGTCCAACGCCACGCATCAAGGCCGAGCTAACCTCAGCGGCGCCTGCCTGTTATGCGCTCGCCATCAGTCCCGATTCGAAGGTGTGCTTCTCGTGCTGCAGCGATGGCAACATCGCTGTCTGGGATCTGCACAATGAGATACTGGTACGTCAGTTCCAGGGTCACACGGACGGTGCCTCGTGCATTGACATCAGTCCGGATGGCTCAAGATTATGGACCGGCGGCCTGGACAATACAGTGCGCTCGTGGGACCTACGCGAAGGtcgccagctgcagcagcacgaTTTCAGTTCTCAAATATTCTCGCTTGGCTACTGTCCCACAG GTGACTGGCTGGCCGTAGGCATGGAGAATTCACATGTGGAAGTATTGCATGCATCGAAACCAGACAAGTATCAGCTCCATTTGCACGAGAGCTGCGTTCTGTCGTTGCGGTTTGCCACCTGTGGCAAATGGTTCGTTTCCACCGGCAAAGACAACCTGCTTAACGCATGGCGAACACCATACGGTGCCAGTATATTCCAG TCGAAGGAAACATCATCCGTACTTAGCTGCGACATATCAACTGACGACAAATATATTGTGACGGGTTCGGGCGATAAAAAGGCTACTGTCTATGaagttatttattaa
- the gro gene encoding protein groucho isoform X1 — protein MYPAPVRHPAAGGPPPQGPIKFTIADTLERIKEEFNFLQAQYHSIKLECEKLANEKTEMQRHYVMYYEMSYGLNVEMHKQTEIAKRLNTLINQLLPFLQADHQQQVLQAVERAKQVTMQELNLIIGQHQQQHGIHQLLQQIHAQQVPGGPPQPMGALNPFGALGATMGLPHGPQGLLKAPPDHQRPDIKPMGLEGPAGAEERLRNSVSPADREKYRTRSPLDIENDSKRRKDEKLQDDEGEKSDQDLVVDVANEMESHSPRPNGEHVSMEVRDRESLNGERLDKPGGSGIKQERPPSRSGSSSSRSTPSLKTKDMDKPGTPGAKARTPTPNAAAPSQGANPKQMMQQGGPPPAGYPASPYQRPADPYQRPPSDPAYGRPPLPYDPHAHVRTNGIPHPSALTGGKPAYSFHMNGEGSLQPVPFPPDALVGVGIPRHARQINTLSHGEVVCAVTISNPTKYVYTGGKGCVKVWDISQPGNKNPVSQLDCLQRDNYIRSVKLLPDGRTLIVGGEASNLSIWDLASPTPRIKAELTSAAPACYALAISPDSKVCFSCCSDGNIAVWDLHNEILVRQFQGHTDGASCIDISPDGSRLWTGGLDNTVRSWDLREGRQLQQHDFSSQIFSLGYCPTGDWLAVGMENSHVEVLHASKPDKYQLHLHESCVLSLRFATCGKWFVSTGKDNLLNAWRTPYGASIFQSKETSSVLSCDISTDDKYIVTGSGDKKATVYEVIY, from the exons atgtatCCCGCACCGGTGCGTCACCCCGCCGCCGGG GGACCACCACCTCAGGGTCCAATCAAATTTACCATTGCCGATACACTGGAGCGCATCAAGGAGGAATTTAATTTTCTGCAGGCACAATATCACAG CATCAAATTGGAGTGCGAGAAGCTGGCAAACGAAAAGACCGAAATGCAGCGCCATTATGTTATG TACTATGAAATGTCCTATGGCCTTAATGTGGAAATGCACAAGCAAACGGAAATCGCCAAGCGTCTAAACACACTGATCAACCAGCTACTTCCATTCCTACAGGCCGATCATCAGCAACAAGTGCTGCAAGCGGTAGAGCGTGCGAAGCAGGTCACAATGCAGGAACTCAATCTGATCATTGGG cagcatcagcagcaacatggAATACATCAACTTTTA caacaaatacacGCACAACAGGTGCCAGGCGGGCCGCCACAGCCGATGGGCGCTCTAAATCCGTTTGGTGCATTGGGTGCCACGATGGGCTTGCCACATGGGCCACAGGGCTTGCTTAAAGCGCCGCCTGACCATCAAAGGCCGGATATAAAGCCCATGGGCTTAGAGGGACCAGCGGGCGCTGAAGAGCGCTTG CGCAATTCGGTTTCACCAGCGGATCGTGAGAAATATCGTACGCGCTCGCCACTGGATATTGAGAACGACTCGAAACGTCGAAAAGATGAAAAACTGCAA GACGATGAAGGCGAGAAAAGCGATCAAGATTTAGTCGTAGATGTTGCAAATGAAATG GAATCCCACTCACCACGCCCAAACGGCGAACATGTATCAATGGAGGTGCGTGATCGTGAGAGTCTAAACGGCGAGCGTCTGGACAAACCGGGCGGCAGTGGCATTAAACAGGAGCGCCCGCCTTCGCGTTCAGGCTCCAGTTCATCGCGTTCCACACCCAGCCTCAAGACAAAAGAT ATGGATAAACCGGGCACACCGGGCGCGAAGGCACGTACACCGACACCAAACGCTGCAGCACCATCTCAGGGCGCAAATCCTAAACAAATGATGCAACAAGGTGGCCCACCGCCGGCTGGCTATCCAGCGTCACCGTATCAGCGACCGGCGGATCCCTATCAGCGTCCACCATCGGATCCCGCCTATGGACGACCGCCGTTGCCGTACGATCCGCATGCGCATGTACGAACAAACGGCATTCCACATCCCTCGGCACTAACGGGTGGAAAGCC TGCATACTCTTTCCATATGAACGGCGAGGGTAGCTTGCAGCCGGTGCCATTTCCGCCGGACGCGCTGGTAGGCGTTGGCATACCAAGACATGCGCGACAAATAAATACGTTATCGCATGGCGAGGTCGTCTGTGCGGTGACTATTTCAAATCCTACAAAATACGTTTATACTGGCGGCAAGGGCTGCGTCAAGGTGTGGGACATCTCACAGCCGGGCAATAAGAATCCCGTCAGCCAGCTGGATTGCCTGCAGCGCGATAATTATATACGATCGGTGAAACTGCTGCCGGATGGACGCACACTCATTGTCGGTGGCGAGGCATCGAATCTATCGATATGGGATTTGGCCAGTCCAACGCCACGCATCAAGGCCGAGCTAACCTCAGCGGCGCCTGCCTGTTATGCGCTCGCCATCAGTCCCGATTCGAAGGTGTGCTTCTCGTGCTGCAGCGATGGCAACATCGCTGTCTGGGATCTGCACAATGAGATACTGGTACGTCAGTTCCAGGGTCACACGGACGGTGCCTCGTGCATTGACATCAGTCCGGATGGCTCAAGATTATGGACCGGCGGCCTGGACAATACAGTGCGCTCGTGGGACCTACGCGAAGGtcgccagctgcagcagcacgaTTTCAGTTCTCAAATATTCTCGCTTGGCTACTGTCCCACAG GTGACTGGCTGGCCGTAGGCATGGAGAATTCACATGTGGAAGTATTGCATGCATCGAAACCAGACAAGTATCAGCTCCATTTGCACGAGAGCTGCGTTCTGTCGTTGCGGTTTGCCACCTGTGGCAAATGGTTCGTTTCCACCGGCAAAGACAACCTGCTTAACGCATGGCGAACACCATACGGTGCCAGTATATTCCAG TCGAAGGAAACATCATCCGTACTTAGCTGCGACATATCAACTGACGACAAATATATTGTGACGGGTTCGGGCGATAAAAAGGCTACTGTCTATGaagttatttattaa
- the gro gene encoding protein groucho isoform X6, whose amino-acid sequence MYPAPVRHPAAGGPPPQGPIKFTIADTLERIKEEFNFLQAQYHSIKLECEKLANEKTEMQRHYVMYYEMSYGLNVEMHKQTEIAKRLNTLINQLLPFLQADHQQQVLQAVERAKQVTMQELNLIIGQQIHAQQVPGGPPQPMGALNPFGALGATMGLPHGPQGLLKAPPDHQRPDIKPMGLEGPAGAEERLRNSVSPADREKYRTRSPLDIENDSKRRKDEKLQESHSPRPNGEHVSMEVRDRESLNGERLDKPGGSGIKQERPPSRSGSSSSRSTPSLKTKDMDKPGTPGAKARTPTPNAAAPSQGANPKQMMQQGGPPPAGYPASPYQRPADPYQRPPSDPAYGRPPLPYDPHAHVRTNGIPHPSALTGGKPAYSFHMNGEGSLQPVPFPPDALVGVGIPRHARQINTLSHGEVVCAVTISNPTKYVYTGGKGCVKVWDISQPGNKNPVSQLDCLQRDNYIRSVKLLPDGRTLIVGGEASNLSIWDLASPTPRIKAELTSAAPACYALAISPDSKVCFSCCSDGNIAVWDLHNEILVRQFQGHTDGASCIDISPDGSRLWTGGLDNTVRSWDLREGRQLQQHDFSSQIFSLGYCPTGDWLAVGMENSHVEVLHASKPDKYQLHLHESCVLSLRFATCGKWFVSTGKDNLLNAWRTPYGASIFQSKETSSVLSCDISTDDKYIVTGSGDKKATVYEVIY is encoded by the exons atgtatCCCGCACCGGTGCGTCACCCCGCCGCCGGG GGACCACCACCTCAGGGTCCAATCAAATTTACCATTGCCGATACACTGGAGCGCATCAAGGAGGAATTTAATTTTCTGCAGGCACAATATCACAG CATCAAATTGGAGTGCGAGAAGCTGGCAAACGAAAAGACCGAAATGCAGCGCCATTATGTTATG TACTATGAAATGTCCTATGGCCTTAATGTGGAAATGCACAAGCAAACGGAAATCGCCAAGCGTCTAAACACACTGATCAACCAGCTACTTCCATTCCTACAGGCCGATCATCAGCAACAAGTGCTGCAAGCGGTAGAGCGTGCGAAGCAGGTCACAATGCAGGAACTCAATCTGATCATTGGG caacaaatacacGCACAACAGGTGCCAGGCGGGCCGCCACAGCCGATGGGCGCTCTAAATCCGTTTGGTGCATTGGGTGCCACGATGGGCTTGCCACATGGGCCACAGGGCTTGCTTAAAGCGCCGCCTGACCATCAAAGGCCGGATATAAAGCCCATGGGCTTAGAGGGACCAGCGGGCGCTGAAGAGCGCTTG CGCAATTCGGTTTCACCAGCGGATCGTGAGAAATATCGTACGCGCTCGCCACTGGATATTGAGAACGACTCGAAACGTCGAAAAGATGAAAAACTGCAA GAATCCCACTCACCACGCCCAAACGGCGAACATGTATCAATGGAGGTGCGTGATCGTGAGAGTCTAAACGGCGAGCGTCTGGACAAACCGGGCGGCAGTGGCATTAAACAGGAGCGCCCGCCTTCGCGTTCAGGCTCCAGTTCATCGCGTTCCACACCCAGCCTCAAGACAAAAGAT ATGGATAAACCGGGCACACCGGGCGCGAAGGCACGTACACCGACACCAAACGCTGCAGCACCATCTCAGGGCGCAAATCCTAAACAAATGATGCAACAAGGTGGCCCACCGCCGGCTGGCTATCCAGCGTCACCGTATCAGCGACCGGCGGATCCCTATCAGCGTCCACCATCGGATCCCGCCTATGGACGACCGCCGTTGCCGTACGATCCGCATGCGCATGTACGAACAAACGGCATTCCACATCCCTCGGCACTAACGGGTGGAAAGCC TGCATACTCTTTCCATATGAACGGCGAGGGTAGCTTGCAGCCGGTGCCATTTCCGCCGGACGCGCTGGTAGGCGTTGGCATACCAAGACATGCGCGACAAATAAATACGTTATCGCATGGCGAGGTCGTCTGTGCGGTGACTATTTCAAATCCTACAAAATACGTTTATACTGGCGGCAAGGGCTGCGTCAAGGTGTGGGACATCTCACAGCCGGGCAATAAGAATCCCGTCAGCCAGCTGGATTGCCTGCAGCGCGATAATTATATACGATCGGTGAAACTGCTGCCGGATGGACGCACACTCATTGTCGGTGGCGAGGCATCGAATCTATCGATATGGGATTTGGCCAGTCCAACGCCACGCATCAAGGCCGAGCTAACCTCAGCGGCGCCTGCCTGTTATGCGCTCGCCATCAGTCCCGATTCGAAGGTGTGCTTCTCGTGCTGCAGCGATGGCAACATCGCTGTCTGGGATCTGCACAATGAGATACTGGTACGTCAGTTCCAGGGTCACACGGACGGTGCCTCGTGCATTGACATCAGTCCGGATGGCTCAAGATTATGGACCGGCGGCCTGGACAATACAGTGCGCTCGTGGGACCTACGCGAAGGtcgccagctgcagcagcacgaTTTCAGTTCTCAAATATTCTCGCTTGGCTACTGTCCCACAG GTGACTGGCTGGCCGTAGGCATGGAGAATTCACATGTGGAAGTATTGCATGCATCGAAACCAGACAAGTATCAGCTCCATTTGCACGAGAGCTGCGTTCTGTCGTTGCGGTTTGCCACCTGTGGCAAATGGTTCGTTTCCACCGGCAAAGACAACCTGCTTAACGCATGGCGAACACCATACGGTGCCAGTATATTCCAG TCGAAGGAAACATCATCCGTACTTAGCTGCGACATATCAACTGACGACAAATATATTGTGACGGGTTCGGGCGATAAAAAGGCTACTGTCTATGaagttatttattaa
- the gro gene encoding protein groucho isoform X5, protein MYPAPVRHPAAGGPPPQGPIKFTIADTLERIKEEFNFLQAQYHSIKLECEKLANEKTEMQRHYVMYYEMSYGLNVEMHKQTEIAKRLNTLINQLLPFLQADHQQQVLQAVERAKQVTMQELNLIIGHQQQHGIHQLLQQIHAQQVPGGPPQPMGALNPFGALGATMGLPHGPQGLLKAPPDHQRPDIKPMGLEGPAGAEERLRNSVSPADREKYRTRSPLDIENDSKRRKDEKLQESHSPRPNGEHVSMEVRDRESLNGERLDKPGGSGIKQERPPSRSGSSSSRSTPSLKTKDMDKPGTPGAKARTPTPNAAAPSQGANPKQMMQQGGPPPAGYPASPYQRPADPYQRPPSDPAYGRPPLPYDPHAHVRTNGIPHPSALTGGKPAYSFHMNGEGSLQPVPFPPDALVGVGIPRHARQINTLSHGEVVCAVTISNPTKYVYTGGKGCVKVWDISQPGNKNPVSQLDCLQRDNYIRSVKLLPDGRTLIVGGEASNLSIWDLASPTPRIKAELTSAAPACYALAISPDSKVCFSCCSDGNIAVWDLHNEILVRQFQGHTDGASCIDISPDGSRLWTGGLDNTVRSWDLREGRQLQQHDFSSQIFSLGYCPTGDWLAVGMENSHVEVLHASKPDKYQLHLHESCVLSLRFATCGKWFVSTGKDNLLNAWRTPYGASIFQSKETSSVLSCDISTDDKYIVTGSGDKKATVYEVIY, encoded by the exons atgtatCCCGCACCGGTGCGTCACCCCGCCGCCGGG GGACCACCACCTCAGGGTCCAATCAAATTTACCATTGCCGATACACTGGAGCGCATCAAGGAGGAATTTAATTTTCTGCAGGCACAATATCACAG CATCAAATTGGAGTGCGAGAAGCTGGCAAACGAAAAGACCGAAATGCAGCGCCATTATGTTATG TACTATGAAATGTCCTATGGCCTTAATGTGGAAATGCACAAGCAAACGGAAATCGCCAAGCGTCTAAACACACTGATCAACCAGCTACTTCCATTCCTACAGGCCGATCATCAGCAACAAGTGCTGCAAGCGGTAGAGCGTGCGAAGCAGGTCACAATGCAGGAACTCAATCTGATCATTGGG catcagcagcaacatggAATACATCAACTTTTA caacaaatacacGCACAACAGGTGCCAGGCGGGCCGCCACAGCCGATGGGCGCTCTAAATCCGTTTGGTGCATTGGGTGCCACGATGGGCTTGCCACATGGGCCACAGGGCTTGCTTAAAGCGCCGCCTGACCATCAAAGGCCGGATATAAAGCCCATGGGCTTAGAGGGACCAGCGGGCGCTGAAGAGCGCTTG CGCAATTCGGTTTCACCAGCGGATCGTGAGAAATATCGTACGCGCTCGCCACTGGATATTGAGAACGACTCGAAACGTCGAAAAGATGAAAAACTGCAA GAATCCCACTCACCACGCCCAAACGGCGAACATGTATCAATGGAGGTGCGTGATCGTGAGAGTCTAAACGGCGAGCGTCTGGACAAACCGGGCGGCAGTGGCATTAAACAGGAGCGCCCGCCTTCGCGTTCAGGCTCCAGTTCATCGCGTTCCACACCCAGCCTCAAGACAAAAGAT ATGGATAAACCGGGCACACCGGGCGCGAAGGCACGTACACCGACACCAAACGCTGCAGCACCATCTCAGGGCGCAAATCCTAAACAAATGATGCAACAAGGTGGCCCACCGCCGGCTGGCTATCCAGCGTCACCGTATCAGCGACCGGCGGATCCCTATCAGCGTCCACCATCGGATCCCGCCTATGGACGACCGCCGTTGCCGTACGATCCGCATGCGCATGTACGAACAAACGGCATTCCACATCCCTCGGCACTAACGGGTGGAAAGCC TGCATACTCTTTCCATATGAACGGCGAGGGTAGCTTGCAGCCGGTGCCATTTCCGCCGGACGCGCTGGTAGGCGTTGGCATACCAAGACATGCGCGACAAATAAATACGTTATCGCATGGCGAGGTCGTCTGTGCGGTGACTATTTCAAATCCTACAAAATACGTTTATACTGGCGGCAAGGGCTGCGTCAAGGTGTGGGACATCTCACAGCCGGGCAATAAGAATCCCGTCAGCCAGCTGGATTGCCTGCAGCGCGATAATTATATACGATCGGTGAAACTGCTGCCGGATGGACGCACACTCATTGTCGGTGGCGAGGCATCGAATCTATCGATATGGGATTTGGCCAGTCCAACGCCACGCATCAAGGCCGAGCTAACCTCAGCGGCGCCTGCCTGTTATGCGCTCGCCATCAGTCCCGATTCGAAGGTGTGCTTCTCGTGCTGCAGCGATGGCAACATCGCTGTCTGGGATCTGCACAATGAGATACTGGTACGTCAGTTCCAGGGTCACACGGACGGTGCCTCGTGCATTGACATCAGTCCGGATGGCTCAAGATTATGGACCGGCGGCCTGGACAATACAGTGCGCTCGTGGGACCTACGCGAAGGtcgccagctgcagcagcacgaTTTCAGTTCTCAAATATTCTCGCTTGGCTACTGTCCCACAG GTGACTGGCTGGCCGTAGGCATGGAGAATTCACATGTGGAAGTATTGCATGCATCGAAACCAGACAAGTATCAGCTCCATTTGCACGAGAGCTGCGTTCTGTCGTTGCGGTTTGCCACCTGTGGCAAATGGTTCGTTTCCACCGGCAAAGACAACCTGCTTAACGCATGGCGAACACCATACGGTGCCAGTATATTCCAG TCGAAGGAAACATCATCCGTACTTAGCTGCGACATATCAACTGACGACAAATATATTGTGACGGGTTCGGGCGATAAAAAGGCTACTGTCTATGaagttatttattaa